A window of Felis catus isolate Fca126 chromosome A3, F.catus_Fca126_mat1.0, whole genome shotgun sequence genomic DNA:
CTCAAAAGCTTTCATCCAACTCCTTCTTTTACCATTGGTGCCCAGCAATCTGTCTTGGGCATCTATTTCTTTCCTCACCAAGATAACACTGCCctctttcctcaaaaaattcttagtcttggggcacctgggtggctcagttacttaagcaaccaactcttgatttaggctcaggtcatgaacatGCAGTTTGTAGATCTgggccccatgccaggctccacactgacaatgcggggtttgcttgggattctctctctcttggtctatctctctgtctctctctcaaaacaaataaataaacttaaaaaattcttagtCTTGACTTTAGTTATTCATATCCATATGCCTTCTTTTTACTTGTCCAGCATTTCCAGGATTTGGTTAGCAGAAGAAGCAAACAGGCTGGGGGAATATGTTATTTTGTCTGAAAGACTGTCTATTTCTGGGACACCCAGCTTCGTGACTTGCAAAAGGAAAATCTCAGAACTTCCACTTATGTGAACCAGTCAGGTTAGCCTAGTTCCTATTATTTCAGAGTGCACAGCATGTCTCCAACAGCTTATTTGGCTTAAGAATAATTTGTAATTCCCAGGTCTTCTCCAAAATGGAAACATGCCAGAATTTGGGCTTCACCTGTTCAGAGTAAACTCTCTTTGGATGAAGGCCTAATTTTGAAGTCAGAGCTCTTGAAGAAAATGGTCTCAATTTGGGggattaattttcttatttttaagactgAGAAAAGACCAGGCTTGCATGTCTGGTTACAGGATCTCACTGGTTTATAATGTCTCTGATGTTGGCCCTAGCTACTAATAGTCCAGGATGCATTCTCAGGTAAGGCACTGGACTTGGTCAATAAGAGGGACAGGGAAGGTATGCAGGACAGGGATGTTTGGATAAATTCAGAGATAAGATGGTCAAGCTGAGTGTCCTACAGCTGGGAAGATCATGGCCATGTCGAACCTTGTGGCATTATATTCAGACACTTGGCAGCTAGTGTCTGGGTGATTATTTTCTTGGTAGTAAAACACAGTCATTGATTGAAATTGAGTTATTTTGCCAGAATGACTAAGAACAGCCAAGTCAAATTTCAATGACTGAGATACTAAACAGTGTCTAAATAACTACTTATTAATAGGGATCAAGTCAGGAGGCTAGTTAAGCTAACTGGGGCTCCTGACTTGGTGTCCATGAATCAGGAAGTGTCACAAAGAAACATTTGTCATGAGTGCAAGGACATGTATTTCATGTGAATGTGAGGCTCAGGGCTCATTCTGCTCATTTTGGTTTCATGGGCAAAGAGGAGCACAAGTTAGGTACTTTGGTTCTACTAACTAGTTCAACCTGAGAAGGGAGGTGATATAAACCTCTACAGATCTGGTTTGTGTGCATGAAACACCTGAAACATTGTGTGCATGTATAAGAAATGGTTCAATGGGGAGAGGGCAGCTAAGGATGGAACCAGCTGACATTCAACTCTGGATAAGGTGGGGGAGAGACATTTCAGAGAGCAGGGAAAACTGACACAAAGTTGCTTTCATTTTAATGGTCATACAGTTATttctcaagaaagagaaaactaaagtcAGGAAAATAGCAAACAGATGGAAGTTTCCAGGATTATGGAAATATTACAAAGATCTTAAAATTGGTTTGAATTTTCTTACAGCTATGTTTCAGAATGATGTATCAACTCTTGACTTTTTTTACTTGGTTTCCCTgtttaagcaaaaacaaacaaaaaacaaacaaacaacaaaaacagcaaaaatctGCGTTATAGGTTTTGAAAAGTCTCCTTCGATTAATTTAAGTCATTTTTATCCCAGGGGAAGTCCTGAGGATGCCATATCTTTCAATGTCCCCCCTGTTCCATTGATTGATCTCTTACTCTTTCATTCCCTTAAAACTTAGTCattgtctactatgtgccaggcattgcaaAAATTCACtaggaatattaaataaataaaacaaaatttccgTTTTTGAGTTACACCCAAGGTTACTTTCCAACTCACTCTCCTAGAAACCAGCCATACCATAGCCTTGTTAGCCTCCATAGACCTTCTTCTAGTTCCAATGACTGGGGAATGGTCAAATTTGGGCTGAGACCTTAGTTGTATAAAACAGGATATTGCTATGGACAGATCACAGGTCTAGGATCACAAGGATTGGGTTTGGGTGAACCTGTGCATGTAAAATGGTCAAGCTGTAGGTGACCATCAAATCTGGTTAGAAACCTTGGTATGTCATTTAATGTGAACTTGGGCCAGTTAGTTACCTCTACTGGAGTTGGTTTCTTAATCTGCCACTTTAATAATACAAATCTACCTTagggtgattttaattttaaattgtatcaATACATGTAAATTGCTTAGGGCAGCGCCTGGCACACGGTAATTATCTGATAACTGGTGACTACTATTTTTCCTCTGGACTTTTGATTTCCTAACTGAAAAATGACAAATGATCCTGAGATCCAACCCAACTATCAAACTTTTTGGTTAGGACAATCCTCCCTCTTCCCATCCCAGCCAGGGATCCTAGGATCTCAGagcctctccttttcctctcccccaagGACCAAGGGCAAGATGGGACTCCTTACTTTATTCTGTATTCTTCAACACAGGCTATGTCACATTCTAATTTAAGCTTGTAGTTGTTAAGGTTGCCATTACAGCCAGTGAAGATAAAACTTTCACATCTTTTGGAGGTTTGGTTGTAGAAAATCTAAAGTGAATTTCAAAACAGCTGCCAGGATTCATATCCATTTTGCAGGGATCTGCATGAGAGGTTCCCATTGAGTTAGGGGGAATTAGTTAGGACTCAGCAGGAGATCTTGCCTTCCAGGGCCCTTAAAAATTCCTCATGTTAGTTTGGAAATGGGTGTTAAGTGATTGAGTGACTTGACCAAGAGCCCACATTTGCTAAGTGGCTGGGCCAGAGTTTGGGGTGTCTGACTTGCAGGATAGACTCTGCCACCTTCCCATGCTCCAGAAGCACCAAGCCTGTACTCATGATCTGTGGAAGAAAGCTTCATTATCTTTCACATCTACATTGTGAGCTTATTAAAACAGGGGCCATGTGTTCAAGTGTTCTCTATGCACTGGGAGCCAAGATATTGAAAATGCCTGTTTTCTCAGTATCCAACCCCCCTTTATTCTCATCTCAATATGTACTCTTGAATGGTCTGAGATTTTTGAAATTTGTCATAAAACCCCTAATTCAAAATACTTTTGGTCCTTTGGACACCCTTCAAAAGACGGCCCTATCTGGAAGGGTGTTATTTgcatcatagttttttttttctcaccagaCATCCACAAGACCCCTAGATTAAGCAATTCCCAGAGTCAAAGGACTAAGAATCTATGGGTAATAACACAAAAGGAGAACCTTCATGGACCAGCTGtatatcacattttcctttttaccaCTTTCTCCCTCATTCATAATTGgtctttggatttattttctgcttcagGTTCATACCTTTGAGGTCTCCACATATCATTTCAGCAAGTCTAGCAACACCACCCATTAATGGGGTAGTCAgcaagaagaagatgaagagaccTAGAAGAAATCCCAACTCAGCAGGCTTCATGATGCAGCAGGCAGCAAGTAGGAGAGTCTTAGCATCAACTGATGTTATATTTTGGCCTTGATACTTGAGAGGGCTGAACCCGCTTACCCCAAGGGCCAGGACTGGGCATTACTAGGTGTTGAGTTGAACAGTGAATGCTTGGGTACCCAGCCATGAAGCTGAAGGTCCCAAGCTGATTAGACCCCTGATAGTGAGTCCCATGTTCATCTAGAAACTATAGAAACTAAAGCTTCAGAGCTGCTAACATAAGTTTAATCATGGAGAATAGAATAATTagggcaaaaattaaaaaaggcttgcttcctttcttctcttcagcCTTCCACAATAAGGAAGAGACTGATCCTGGTGAAACAGGAAGaatgtaataaaaacaataatagtaatgaCAGTAACTAACCCCTATGGTACTTCCTATATGCTAggctctatctatctatctatctatctatctatctatctatctatctatctatacaaaatcattaaatttcaaaaaagtcACAGGCACCCTGTGAGTTTCATGCAATTATTACcatcatagatgaagaaattgaggccgAGGTTAAGTTATATGTGTAAGGTCACCCATCgattatgtaagtggaatcaaaATTTGAACTCACTATACCTAGGAATATGGGacaaatttatcttttcttagttttgttttcttgtaagaCTTTTGAAATTTTGACTTTCACATTTATACTCTTCTCTATCCATTTCAAATTAAGTTTcatgagtggtgtaagataggggtccagtttcattgttttgtacGTGAACATgtagttttcccagcatcatttattaaagtgactatccttttcccattgtgtattcttggttcCCTCGTGAAATACTGGCTAACCATATATGCGTGGGTTTATTGTTGGGCTTTtggttctgtttcattggtctatgggtctgtttctttttaaatgtttattttatttttgagagagatagagagcaagcaggggaggggcagagagagagggagacagaggatccgaagtgggttctgcgctgacagcagagagcctgatgtggggcttgaactcatgaactgggagatcatgacctgagcttaagtcaaacgcttaactgactgagccaggcaccctgtgggtctgtttttatgcaaatacaataatgttttgattactgtagcttaaaaatttttttaaatgtttatttatttttgggagagagagagaaagacagagtgtgagcaggggaggggcagagagaccgggagacacagaatccgaagcaggctacaggctctgagctctcagcacagagccgatgcggggctcgaacccaggagccgcgagatcatgacctgagacaaagttggacacttaactgactgagccactcaggaacccctgattactgtagctttttaaaaaaagttaatttatttgttttgagagagagagagagagagagagagagagtgagcaagcagtggagaagcagagatagaattccaagcaggttccgtgctgtcagtgcacagagcccgacatggggcttgatctcatggactgtgagatcatgacctgagctgaaatcaacagtcagacacttaaccaactgagccatccaggcaccctggattATCGTAGCTTTtaaatgtagtttgaaatcaggaaatgtggtgccttcagctttgtttgtctttctcaagttactttggttatttggggtcttttgtggtccatacaaattttaggattgttttttctattatgcctttggaattttgatagggattgcatggaatcTATAAATCCCTTTGGTTAGTATAAGGGAAAAATACACTCCTCCTGTGTGTCCTTTACTCTCCTGACTGTACAATAGCACTGCCTCACTTCTGAGAccaggtgtgagtgtgtgtgtgtttccacacATCAAGCAATTCTGTAACACCAACTGGGTACCCTACAATTTAACTAAATTCTCACACTATTTACCTGGAAATATCATCAGATCCCACAGATAAGGGCTCAGTCTGACAAGACCGCACCCCTCTACTCACATCAGATATCAATGACAAGTCCAGGTTGTTAAGGGTACTTCTGACCAACCAGTTGTAAATTGGACATTCCCATgatcccctccttgggtttgagcAATTTGCTAGAGCAGTTCTCAAAATTCagggaaaacagtttacttattATGCTACTGATTTATTATAAAAGGCTACAACAGGTTTTGTGGAGCGGGAAACCTGTATAATTTCGGGaccttattttagaaaaagaatgcaatgggggcgcctgggtggctcagtcagttgagcttccaactttggctcaggtcatgatctcgcgatttgtgagtttgagccctgtgttggctctgtgctgacagctcagagcttggagcctgcttctgattctgtgtcttcctctctctgtctgcccctcccctgcttgtgctctgtctctcaaaaaataaaataaaatgttaaaaaaattaaaaaaaaaaaagaaagataatgcaATGGAACAATACAAAACTACAGATAAAAAATTAGGTAGGTAAGTGAATATGTACttggaatgaaaaaagaaattacaaaaaaatcacATGTTTCCAAAAGCTTATAAATATATCAAACATCATGAATCctagaaaaataacatttcattaccattatttaaaatatctttataatacCCTTTTCCTATATTTTGTGGCTGATTATTCTTTGGTCACCTTTTATTATGACAGTGATTCTGTAATATCTTATTTCTATAGGAAGAACAGAAAGATAATTCAGTCTTTTCTCTAGCATGGTTgatcaaaaatttaaagttatagtCCTGGAGAGCTAATACACAGCATAGTGgttatagtcaacaatactgtattataatcttcaaagttgctaagagactagattgTAATCATtctccacaaaaaagaaataacaattatgTGACttgatagaggtgttagctaatgctacagTGGtaattatattgtaatatataaatttatcaaaTCAACAGgttgtataccttaaatgtaCACAATGTCACatctcaattatatctcaataaaaaaataagttactgaTTATTTGGGAAAAATCCTTTCCAGATTGATAACACTGGCAAAGCCACATCTGTAACTTTCTTCATAGTTTCTGGTTCAGGTGGTGCTACATGCCTGGGGCAAGCCCTTGGAGAATTCTAGCTCTTTGATCTGGATCCAATGGACTCTCATTGCAGCCTAATAGCCACTGATCCAGCTCCACCAAGTCCTCACCACCCTCACTGTGCCTGTCTTGGGTTCATGATATGGCCATGAAACCTTGAACTCTGGCTCCGAGCACGTTGTAGTGCAACATCTTATTGCTACTTCTGCCTGAGGTCAAACATGGGAGCATTTTGACCGATGGGTGCAACCAGGGGCAGATTGTCAGTGAGGGTTGTCCAGACATGAACACAGAAGTAACTTAAGATCGCTATTAGGATATACCCCCCAGCCCACCACCCTTCCATCCCCCATCTTGGGTTGGGACAGTGATGGCTGTCTCTGGGCTTAGACGGtgttgttctttcctttcctcatccTGAGAGAAGCAAGTGACGGATCTGGAGCTTAAACTACACGAGTTTCATGGTAAATTAGTCTTTTCTGCCAAACTCAAAATCTGTTTGCAAGTCAGATTTCGTTGGGGAGAATGACCTCAAATTTATTGCTTCTCAATGCCTTCCTAAAAGTGGACTAAGAAAAACAATATTGTGGAGGCCTGTGGGGGAAAAAGAGGATAATTAGTGCCTTTTTTCTTCTGAGTTCTTGAAACACATCCATGGATCATACCATGTAGGGCCTCCAAAGAGCTGTTGTCATTGAATTGTGTGTTGTTGGCTTATGCTTAAAAACCCTTGGAGAAATAGCCCCAGAAAACTTCCTGGAATCTAACTTGAGGTCATCATGGAGAGTGTTGTCCATCTTACTGCACAGTCTTTCCTCTTTGAGAACATGTGGAAGAGCTTGTCTCTTTTGCTGTTTCCTACCATGATTATTTCCACTGTTCCTGAGTATCTTTTTGGGCTAAACTTATGCTTACTCTAAAAGTTGTAACTGATTGTGCTGCCCTTGTTGTGCTGTTATTATGAAAGCTTAGAgctaattttataatatttattttattttttatttgagagagagagagagagagagagagagagtgagagagagcgagcatgggttaaggagaggagcaaaggtagagaatcttaagcaggctttattctcagtgtggagcccaacacagggcaccatcccacgaccctgggatcatgacctgagctgaaatcaagagttggatgctcaaccaactgaactacctaGGTGCCCTAGTTATGATATTTCATAGCAAGTGTCTGTGATCCTTGTAGCATGTATTTGCTGTGCTAATCTTCTGCATAGTTTTaccatactttattatttttatatcttctttcctCTGTCTTACTTAGATaggctaaatttatttatttgaatactaTGTATTATGAATCCTGGTAAGCTGCCTTAAATCCTTCAAAACAAGGTTGAATgtcaataaataaaaccataaattgatttgaacccaggtcttcacattaacttaaattattttttctaggaCATCATGCTGCTTTGAAGGTGGATAGGAGGGGATAGGACTCTGGGGACATAAGATTCCCCTTTGTTCATTAGCTACATCCTGTCCTGCCCCAAGGGCTGAGAGGTAGTGAAGTGGGGAAGATGGGAACTAAATGCAAGAGGAACCACCAAAACTCTACGTCCCAACCTAAAAGGATAATCTTATCTCAGATGAAATTTCTTCCGTGTTGTCCTGATAAAATCAAGTAGGAGGTTCATCTGAACCCTTCTGGGTGCTTTACTCACTGCGCCAGATGATTAGACTGAATGGCATAGTAGAGCAGGACTGAGACCCCTGGAGGGGCTACATTCTTGCCCTAGCCTTTACCATGAAGGAGTGTTAGAATATTGCGAGGCTAGACTCTAGGTCAGGAATTCCTAATGCACTAGAGAGGTATTCTTTCCTGTAATCAGAACCCACAGTTTCGCTCTCAGTTTAGGAAGGAATGCCTAATGACAAAAGGCTGATGGAATGTAGGATCTATCTCTGACTTCTCTGAGTGGATGGTTTTCTGGAAAGCGGCCCAAGGGAGTAAGTACCTAGGTACTTTGTGTATGAAAAGCTTAATAAAACTGACTCCAGTtgatggtgagagtggacataccaATCCCCCTGAGTCAGGAAGTGTGTGCCTGGCAGGGGGACCACCATGAAGCTAATGCTATCAGAGCTTCATGGAATCCCAACTGCTTCCCAGGCCACTGCTCCTGATACTTCAGAGTTCCCGGGTTAAGTCTTGAAAGCTTGGCTATGAGAGAAGAGGTGGGACTCTAAAACTTGGTTGCATGAGTACATGCTGCAGGTGAAGGAGTTCTGCATACTTGAGTATGGACACTATGTTACAAGGGGTCTGAAAGCAAGAGAAGTGTACCGCATGCTTCTGCATCAGTACAGCCCATTAAACCCATGGGGACAAAGCAAGACCCAAGATACTGTGCTTTGACTCTACCAATGCCACTTTCTTTTTATGTGGCCTCGAACATATCCTCCCTTTCTCTATCAGTTAttctaactttaattttttttaatgtttgcttatttttgagagagagggagacagagcatgaataggggaggggcagagagagtgggagatacagaatctgaagcaggctccaggctctgagcagttagcacagggcccaatgtggggctcaaacccacgaaccctgagatcatgacctgagccgaagtcggacgcttaaccgactgagccacccaggtgcccctaactttaaAATGCAGAGATTAGACCAAATAATTGCACAGATCCTTCTGGTTCTAAGGTTGTGGGAAGAAGGAATGTGAATTGTGTCTGTCCAACCAGGAGTTTGAgggtaaaaaaggaaatagatctGAGGTGGTAGGTAATAAAAGCAACATATGGTTAAACAACAGTGGGCAACTGGGTGAAGAGAAGTATTTCAGCTGCTTGGCACCGCCATGATGGAGCTGTGGGCCCAGACATGGTAGAACCTGGCCATGAAAAGCTTGATGCCTGTTTGTTGGTTCCATGGACAAAAATGGGGGTGCAAATTTGATATTAGGTGGAGCTATGAAACCCCTTGCAGTCAAGGAGTCTGGGGCCAGCCTCTGGGGTTGGGTTATTATGGCCCTGATTTCCTTCCCAGACCCTGGTACATGCATCTCCTTTTCTTTGACAAATCCCAGGGCCCAGGAGTCATGGAGTTGGCTGATAGCAAGTATACAGTGTCTGACCCAAAGTTAGCAATTTAATAAGTCCTAGTTGTTGGGATCTTACTTGTTTTGTTGTGTACTTTTTCTCCTTGAGTCTTTTAGAGCAGGGACCTTTGGGGCTCCAAGTACTCCTCCATCAAAAGAACACCctcactctttcctttccttccttccttgtgctGAGCCCAAGGCAATTGGGCATTTTTCTGAAGTATTTCAGATCATACTTGGAGCTTGACACCCAAGTTGCCAGAAGTTCACAGGGAGACTGCAGTGGCTGTAACTATAGCTTTCCTACCGAAAAGGCACGTGAGAGAACTTGTGCATTCTCAAAGTAGGAACCTCACAAAGCACATGAGTTCAGAGGTTGTGCTGTTAGGTTTTAAGAGCCATAGATGAAT
This region includes:
- the SPINT4 gene encoding LOW QUALITY PROTEIN: kunitz-type protease inhibitor 4 (The sequence of the model RefSeq protein was modified relative to this genomic sequence to represent the inferred CDS: inserted 1 base in 1 codon), encoding MKPAELGFLLGLFIFFLLTTPLMGGVARLAEMICGDLKDPCKMDMNPGSCFEIHFRXFYNQTSKRCESFIFTGCNGNLNNYKLKLECDIACVEEYRIK